The Sinorhizobium fredii USDA 257 region CACGTAGGATGAGGGCGTCGACCTCTATGGCAAGACATCGCCCAAAATGATTCTGGCGGACATCTTGCCGATGGCAGTTCCGGGATCGATGCGGTCAAGAACATTCTTGCTCAATCTCCAGTGCCGGTGAACTTCATAAACGGCGTTTCCCGAGCGCCTGCTGACTGGTGCGAGACCGGAGCCGGCGTTCCTGGTGACGAAGCCGTTCAATGCGGGTGAAGATTCCGTTTATCGGCGTGAGTTGGAGTCCGCCAAGCCGCCGTTCTGACATATCACTGCGACGGCTCGAACTAATTCAACCGTTGTGAGTTTGTTGTATAGGCGCAAACTCCGGAGAAAACGCATATGGATTGGAATCGGGTCGAAGGCAATTGGAAGCAATTCAAAGGTAAGATTAAGGAGCAGTGGGGTAAGCTCACTGACGACGATCTCGACCAAATCGCCGGTAAACGCGACCAGCTCGAAGGCAAAATCCAAGAACGCTATGGTCTTGAGAAGGACCGCGCGAAGAGGGAGATTGACGACTGGTACAGCAAACAGGACGACTGGTAAGGGTCCCGCTCTGGCATAATCAAGACCCCGCTGTCGGCGGGGTTTCTTATTCGCTCGGTTTGGGCTCTTCCACTGTTCCGTTTGTGCCTGATCGGCGCACACTGATGTTGCTCGCCATTAGTGGGTCTTGCCGAACTACTTGGTGTACAGAAACCTGCCTAGATGTGGAGCCTCAACAGGTTGTCGTCGGTGAGGCCTAGTCTGCTGATCGGCTTGGATTTTAAGCTGCCGTGGGGGCGATGCCAATTGTATCGGTAGAGCCAGATCGGTAGGTCGGCGGCCCGCTGCTCCGATGTTTTGTGGGCCTTGGCATAGGCCCATTCGCGCAGAGCGGTCTGGACGACACGTTCGGCCTCGCCATTGGTCTTGGATGTGCTTGACGGCGAGCCGCCGCAGCGCCTTGGCGCAGCGATGGGAGCGCAAGCTTGTGCCATTGTCGTCATTACGCGATGGACCTTGACGCCATGGGCCGTGTGAAGCGCAAGGCATTGAAGAGAAACCGGAGGCAGGAGCGCCGCGTTTCGTCGGGAAAGATTTCCGAAAGGATTGGGCGGCGGCGCTGGAGGTGTTTCGAGCCTCATTGCAGCGCCGGCGACAAGGACAACCGGCAGGCGGCACGAAACGCGGCATCATCCCGGTCCTTCCGCACAAGGCCAATGAGAAACAAAAGCCGGGCTTCTTCGCCAAGGCCCTTTACATAGGACGCGCCCGCATCGAACAAGCCGTCGGCGAGCTCAAACGCTTCAAACGCGTCGCCCTACGATGCGAGAAGACGAAGCGAAATTTCGCTTCCATTTTCGCACTCACAGCAGGCTTCATCTTGGTCAAATCCGTCCACACCGCCCAATTCACTGAGGTCGTTGGAACTTTCGATCGTTTCATGGCGTTTCCGGGTTCCTGAACATCCTCCAAGGGGTGGGACCATGCGACGTATTCTGATTGCTCTTGCAGCTACTACGATGATTGT contains the following coding sequences:
- a CDS encoding integrase core domain-containing protein, with the protein product MAQACAPIAAPRRCGGSPSSTSKTNGEAERVVQTALREWAYAKAHKTSEQRAADLPIWLYRYNWHRPHGSLKSKPISRLGLTDDNLLRLHI
- a CDS encoding CsbD family protein, with amino-acid sequence MDWNRVEGNWKQFKGKIKEQWGKLTDDDLDQIAGKRDQLEGKIQERYGLEKDRAKREIDDWYSKQDDW